The following nucleotide sequence is from Fibrobacter succinogenes.
CTTACCACATTTCTGCTCCGCGTCCGGATGGCAAGGGTGTTATGCTCGCAATGACCAACGCTATGAAGGAAGCTGGCATCGAACCCAAGGATATTAGCTATATTAATACGCACGGAACTTCGACACCGCTCGGTGACATCGCTGAATGCTCTGCCATCGAAACGCTCTTCAAGCAGTCCTCTGCATCGGCTCTCGAAAACCTCAAGGTCAATTCGACAAAGTCCATGCTCGGCCACTGCCTGGGTGCTGCAGGTGCTCTCGAATCCGTCGTGACTATCATGTCTGTTCTTGACCAGAAGGTCCATGGTACTCTCAACGTGTTCGAGCAGGATCCGGCTATTCACCTTGACGTTTGCGCAAATGGTGCAGTGAACCAGAAGATTGACTACGCTATGAGCAACGGCTTTGGCTTTGGAGGCCAAAATGGAGTTATCATTTTTGCGAGGAATTAATGCGTAAGGCCAATGGTTCTGCTTTTGGCTCTTCCGCTTCTCGAAAAATAAACGCTAAAATTTGTGCGTTTTTGCTTATGCTGTCGCTGGTGTTCCCGGCGGCAGCTTTGTCGTCTCCGGGGGATCCGCTCACGTGGCGCGATTCCACGTGGGATTACCGAAGTGAAGATTCTCTTGATATTCAGCCTGAAATAAAACCATGGAGAATGGCGGGTGTTGCATCCCTGACTTTGATATCCTATGGTGCCGCTTACGGGTTTGTCTTAAAAAAGGGCTGGTGGGACGAAAAGGGGCATGACTTCCATTTCGAAAACGATTTTGACTACGCACTGAATCTCGATAAAATAGGGCATTTTGCCGCAGGCGTTGCCTTTAGTGAGTTTTTCTACGAAGGTTATCGTTGGGCGGGGGCGTCTGAGTTCAGGTCTTATTTGTACGCGGGTCTTTCCGCTTTGGCAACCCATATCGCCATTGATATCAAGGATGGTTTTGCGCCCAAGTGGGGCTTTAGCATTTTCGACGTACTTTCGGGCGGGCTTGGCGGATTCTTGCCGATGGCGGAGCGCTATGTGCCTTTGTTCAAGTACATTGATTTGAAGTGGAGCTATTGGATTAATTCCAACGCCTATTACAACCAAAATCATCAAGCGTCAGATGGCATATTTACGGATGATTACGTGAACCACACGTATTGGCTTTCGGTGAAACCCTACAGGTTGTTGCCGGAAGCGGCTCGCAAGTATTATCCGAGCTGGCTTGCTGTTGCTGTAGGGCTCAGCATTGACGATGGGGTGTTTACGGGATCAAAAAATCCGCATCGTGAAGTTTATATCGCACTTGATTATGATTTGGAAGCGTTCCGCCCGCAGAGTCGCTTGGCTCGCACTATTATCAAGGCGCTGAATTATTTCAAGTTGCCGGCACCGACGATTCAGGTTTATCCTAAATTTAATTGGTATTTGCTGTATCCTATAAAATTTTAGATTTGTGTATGAGGTGAATGATGACAGAAAGAGAAAACTTTAAGTCCCGTTTAGGTTTTATCTTGATTGCCGCTGGTTGTGCCATTGGGCTTGGCAATGTGTGGCGTTTCCCGTTCATTACAGGGCAATACGGTGGTGCCGCTTTTGTTCTGATTTACCTCTTTTTCCTTTTGATTTTTGGATTCCCGATTCTTGTAATGGAATTTGCGGTAGGGCGTTCGTCTCAACGTGGGGTCGGTCGCTCGTTCAAGGTGCTTGAAAAGCCGGGCCACAAGTGGCATTATGCGAGCGTTCCGATGATCGTCGGTAACTACCTCTTGATGATGTTCTATACGACGGTCACGGGCTGGATGCTCTATTATTTTTACCGCATGGTGACGATGGGCGACCTCATGGATATGTCGCCAGCCGAAGTCGGTGCTGAATTTACGAATATGCTCGGCAATGGTCCGCTTCTTTCGTTCTGGATGGTGGTGGCAACATTTGCGGGGCTCTCGATTGTGGCGCTTGGGCTTCAGCGCGGTGTGGAACGCATTACGAAGACGATGATGTCTGCGCTCCTTATCATTATGCTTATCTTGATGATCCGCGTGCTCACGCTCCCGGGCGCGGGCGAAGGTCTTAAGTTCTACTTGCTACCGGACTTTGCGAGACTCAAGGAAGCTGGGCTTGGTGAAGTGGTTTTTGCCGCACTGGGTCAGTCGTTCTTTACGCTTAGCCTTGGTATTGGCTCCATGAGCATTTTCGGAAGTTACATCAAGAAAAAGCATTCGCTTTTGACAGAAGCAGCGCATATTTGTGTGCTCGATACGGGTGTGGCTTTGATTGCTGGGCTTATCATTATTCCGTCTTGCTTTGCGTTTGGACTCAAGCCGGATGCAGGTCCGGGATTGATTTTTGCGACGCTCCCGAATGTGTTTGCGCAGATGCCGGCGGGCCGTGTTTGCGGTGCTGCATTCTTCCTTTTCATGTCGTTTGCGGCACTTTCGACGCTTGTGGCGGTATTCGAAAACATTGTCGCTTACTGGATGGACGTGCGTAACGTGGAACGCCAAAAGGCGGTGAAGTGGAACTTTATTGCGATTGTGATTTTGTCGCTCCCGTGTGCGCTCGGCTTTAATGTGCTTTCTAGCTTTGAACCGCTTGGCCCTGGAAGCTGCGTGCTTGATCTCGAAGACTTTTTGGTTTCGAATACGCTCTTGCCGCTGGGCTCGCTTGTTTTTGTGCTGTTCTGCAACTCGCGCTATGGTTGGGGGCAGTTCAAGTTTATTGCCGAAGCGAATTTGGGTGTTGGCATGAAGTTCCCGAAGTTAAAGATTTTGCACCTTTACTTCAAGTGGGTTTTGCCGATTATCA
It contains:
- a CDS encoding DUF2279 domain-containing protein translates to MRKANGSAFGSSASRKINAKICAFLLMLSLVFPAAALSSPGDPLTWRDSTWDYRSEDSLDIQPEIKPWRMAGVASLTLISYGAAYGFVLKKGWWDEKGHDFHFENDFDYALNLDKIGHFAAGVAFSEFFYEGYRWAGASEFRSYLYAGLSALATHIAIDIKDGFAPKWGFSIFDVLSGGLGGFLPMAERYVPLFKYIDLKWSYWINSNAYYNQNHQASDGIFTDDYVNHTYWLSVKPYRLLPEAARKYYPSWLAVAVGLSIDDGVFTGSKNPHREVYIALDYDLEAFRPQSRLARTIIKALNYFKLPAPTIQVYPKFNWYLLYPIKF
- a CDS encoding sodium-dependent transporter, giving the protein MTERENFKSRLGFILIAAGCAIGLGNVWRFPFITGQYGGAAFVLIYLFFLLIFGFPILVMEFAVGRSSQRGVGRSFKVLEKPGHKWHYASVPMIVGNYLLMMFYTTVTGWMLYYFYRMVTMGDLMDMSPAEVGAEFTNMLGNGPLLSFWMVVATFAGLSIVALGLQRGVERITKTMMSALLIIMLILMIRVLTLPGAGEGLKFYLLPDFARLKEAGLGEVVFAALGQSFFTLSLGIGSMSIFGSYIKKKHSLLTEAAHICVLDTGVALIAGLIIIPSCFAFGLKPDAGPGLIFATLPNVFAQMPAGRVCGAAFFLFMSFAALSTLVAVFENIVAYWMDVRNVERQKAVKWNFIAIVILSLPCALGFNVLSSFEPLGPGSCVLDLEDFLVSNTLLPLGSLVFVLFCNSRYGWGQFKFIAEANLGVGMKFPKLKILHLYFKWVLPIIIAVIFVLGYMQKFAPGLYNKIFE